Proteins encoded by one window of Bacteroidia bacterium:
- a CDS encoding OmpA family protein translates to MKVKTLLVSAFLISATQFAFAQESARYGLPKNKDFDKWSAGITVGLNWFQGDLNEKTGNNNSILKNIQDPVFGLKVGYQISHSVQVNVRGNYTNLSGKKNKTTFRVPNAVTSPQITRNIKFKSPIYQGSLNLNYTIGNISFLQRNKRLHFYGEIGLGIFSYAPKVTDLDNGTVYVKKGSVAEGFLPLSLGFKYQIKRFDIGLLATFNKTLNDKVDQVYDSKTESDNWSFFQLGLNYTFGKKQAMMEWVNPMEVVYNDLSDMKDRIDVMSGDKDKDGVSDLFDKDNSTPEGVKVYGDGTALDSDGDGVPDNLDSDPYSNKGAKVDANGLEVDTDGDGVPDSRDMEPNTPKGNLVNFQGMTIAPAGSYGNDGITSNSATGWLPSIFFDVDQSAIKSAYHDRLNTVARVMIKNPKLKLNVVGNCDVDASEQYNDKLGLKRAEAAINHLVKVYGIDASRLAATSLGKKEQLAKGNKRMNRRVDFEVAK, encoded by the coding sequence ATGAAAGTAAAAACCTTACTCGTTTCAGCTTTTTTAATCTCTGCTACGCAATTTGCGTTCGCTCAGGAATCTGCCAGATATGGCCTTCCAAAGAACAAAGATTTTGACAAATGGTCAGCAGGTATAACTGTAGGATTGAACTGGTTCCAGGGCGACCTTAACGAAAAAACCGGAAACAACAACAGCATTCTTAAGAATATCCAAGACCCTGTTTTCGGTCTTAAAGTTGGCTATCAGATTAGCCACTCTGTACAGGTAAACGTTCGCGGTAATTATACCAATCTAAGCGGCAAGAAAAACAAAACAACTTTTAGAGTTCCTAATGCAGTTACCAGCCCTCAGATTACCAGAAACATCAAGTTTAAGTCGCCAATTTATCAAGGTAGCCTTAACCTGAATTACACCATTGGTAACATCAGCTTCTTACAACGTAACAAGCGTTTGCACTTCTATGGTGAAATTGGTTTGGGTATATTTAGCTATGCACCCAAGGTTACTGATCTCGACAACGGAACCGTTTATGTAAAAAAAGGTTCGGTTGCTGAAGGATTTTTACCTTTGAGTTTAGGGTTTAAATATCAGATCAAACGTTTTGATATCGGCTTACTTGCCACATTCAACAAGACGCTAAACGATAAAGTAGATCAGGTATATGACTCAAAAACTGAGAGCGACAACTGGTCGTTTTTCCAATTAGGATTAAACTACACATTCGGCAAAAAGCAAGCTATGATGGAGTGGGTTAACCCAATGGAAGTAGTATATAACGACTTGTCTGATATGAAAGACAGAATTGATGTAATGTCAGGCGATAAAGACAAAGATGGTGTTTCTGATTTGTTCGACAAAGACAACTCAACTCCTGAAGGTGTTAAAGTTTATGGTGATGGTACTGCTTTAGATAGCGATGGTGATGGTGTTCCTGATAATTTGGACTCTGATCCTTATTCTAATAAAGGAGCAAAAGTTGACGCCAATGGATTAGAGGTTGATACTGATGGCGATGGTGTTCCTGATAGCCGCGATATGGAGCCGAACACACCTAAAGGAAACTTAGTTAACTTCCAGGGTATGACAATTGCACCTGCCGGTTCTTATGGAAATGATGGTATCACTTCTAATAGTGCTACAGGTTGGTTGCCTTCAATCTTCTTTGATGTTGACCAATCAGCCATAAAATCAGCATACCACGACAGATTGAATACAGTTGCACGTGTGATGATAAAAAATCCAAAGTTGAAACTGAATGTTGTCGGAAATTGCGATGTAGATGCATCAGAACAATACAATGATAAATTAGGTTTGAAACGTGCAGAAGCTGCTATAAACCATCTTGTAAAAGTTTATGGTATTGATGCTTCAAGACTTGCTGCCACATCATTGGGTAAGAAAGAACAACTTGCTAAAGGCAACAAGCGTATGAACAGAAGAGTTGATTTTGAAGTAGCAAAATAA
- a CDS encoding two-component regulator propeller domain-containing protein: MLSKAIQKVTHLFWLFFLIAINAFAQKSDVFRHLNTVNGLSHNRITCIIQDKIGFIWIGTEDGLNRYNGYKIDVYKHNPSDETSVSSNGIRCLFEDHNGKLWIGTDDGLSFFDIETEHFGSFRTNTKGNAISSNQITCMEEDASGVLWVGTAGGGINLLNTSTGKWQNFTANKAIPNSICSNNITAIVKDKNGVMYIGTDNGLAIADRNQTGNFTIINHDPANTNSPLENSITCLYADFQNKIWIGTLNSGMSAMRTDNRSFTHYTNLGKFENNSVFGINKDLDGSIIAGTIGGGLIIFDSNVSTYSSFTHSKTDPFSISSNSIWTVYRDKAGIIWIGTDNGLDYYKEDLMRFKTELPLPDDPLSNVIPNKNVFCFLPQEDNVWMGVLGTGVVVKEPTGGIKQVYSTANGLADNSVFCLIKDRNGIVWAGTYGGLTSINPQSGVVRSYKIADGLTNSNIRSLAEDENGNIYIGTYGGGLCVLNRQTDKISSIRKEDNKGLSNNIITALKYDGNGNLFIGTYGGGLCLLNISANSITAFESKPGSNTTISSNYINSIYSFSNQQLLVGTYSGGINIFNYATKSFTALTETNGIPNNNVTNIISDVEKNIWFTTGNQICKMKLAPSDSILTMRIYDEQDGVFNRFNPGAFTQTADGKIYFGGISGINRFLPSAIRDNPYIPPVVITKFYLFEKPYFMDTIIMSKNIIELTYNQNFFSFEYAALNYILPEKNQYAYMLEGLEKSWTYCGSKRDRQYTDLDPGTYKFRVKACNNDGIWNQDGTYIIIIIKPPFWKTWWFYILSGLTFVGLTITYIRWRTRTLMKQYEILEQKVQERTAELREEKEKSEQKSLEIERALKELKDTQSQLIHAEKMASLGQLTAGIAHEIQNPLNFVNNFSELSQDLIDELNATEDKEEWKSISHDIKTNLEKINEHGKRAERIVKSMLMHSRSQTAEKVLTDINKLAEDVMNLAYTSLRANDSNFGCKNMIELDASLPKLSVVQQDISRVLLNIFNNAFYAVNQLRKKSDKTYHPEVRLRTWKAANKVYISISDNGGGIPDDIVDKIFQPFFTTKPTGEGTGLGLSLSYDIITKGHYGMLSVNVHKGSGSEFVIELPQL, from the coding sequence ATGCTTTCAAAAGCAATTCAAAAAGTCACCCACCTTTTTTGGCTGTTTTTCCTAATAGCCATCAATGCTTTTGCACAAAAAAGTGATGTGTTCAGGCATCTTAATACTGTAAACGGACTATCGCACAACAGAATTACCTGCATCATTCAGGATAAAATTGGCTTTATCTGGATTGGCACAGAAGATGGACTAAACCGCTATAACGGCTATAAAATTGATGTCTATAAGCACAATCCATCTGACGAAACTTCTGTCTCCAGCAATGGCATCCGTTGTTTGTTTGAAGACCATAATGGAAAGTTGTGGATAGGTACTGATGATGGACTTAGTTTTTTCGATATTGAAACCGAACATTTCGGTAGTTTTAGAACAAATACCAAAGGAAACGCCATAAGTAGCAATCAGATTACCTGCATGGAAGAAGATGCTTCAGGAGTTTTGTGGGTTGGCACAGCTGGTGGCGGCATCAACCTCTTAAATACTTCAACTGGTAAATGGCAAAATTTTACTGCTAATAAAGCAATTCCGAATTCTATTTGCAGTAATAATATTACGGCTATAGTAAAGGATAAGAATGGTGTAATGTATATTGGAACGGATAACGGACTTGCAATTGCCGATCGTAATCAAACCGGAAATTTTACAATCATAAACCATGACCCTGCAAATACAAACTCTCCTTTAGAAAACAGCATTACCTGTCTTTATGCCGATTTTCAGAATAAGATTTGGATAGGCACCCTCAATAGTGGTATGAGTGCTATGCGAACAGACAACCGCTCTTTTACTCATTACACCAATTTGGGCAAGTTTGAAAACAACTCTGTTTTTGGAATCAATAAAGACCTGGATGGAAGTATTATTGCCGGAACAATTGGAGGAGGTTTGATAATTTTTGACAGTAATGTATCTACATACTCGTCTTTTACACATAGCAAAACAGACCCTTTTTCTATCAGTAGCAATAGTATTTGGACAGTATATCGTGATAAAGCCGGCATAATTTGGATTGGAACAGACAATGGTCTTGATTACTACAAAGAAGACCTGATGCGTTTTAAAACAGAGTTGCCCTTGCCTGATGATCCATTGAGTAATGTAATTCCTAATAAGAATGTTTTTTGTTTTCTACCCCAAGAGGATAATGTGTGGATGGGTGTATTAGGCACAGGTGTAGTTGTTAAAGAACCAACGGGCGGCATTAAACAAGTCTATAGTACGGCAAACGGACTTGCAGACAACAGTGTGTTTTGCCTAATCAAAGACAGAAACGGAATTGTTTGGGCAGGAACTTATGGCGGGCTGACATCTATCAATCCACAATCGGGAGTTGTTCGAAGCTATAAAATTGCTGATGGTTTAACCAATAGTAATATCAGATCACTTGCCGAAGACGAAAACGGAAATATTTATATTGGTACCTACGGGGGTGGCCTTTGCGTACTTAACAGACAAACTGATAAAATTTCAAGTATTCGTAAAGAAGATAATAAAGGACTAAGCAACAATATCATTACAGCATTAAAGTATGACGGCAATGGCAACTTGTTTATAGGCACCTATGGAGGTGGATTGTGTTTGTTGAATATATCTGCAAATTCAATAACTGCATTTGAATCAAAACCGGGAAGCAATACTACAATTAGCAGCAATTATATCAACTCAATTTACAGTTTTTCAAATCAACAATTGCTGGTAGGCACTTATAGCGGTGGAATAAATATTTTCAATTACGCAACGAAAAGTTTTACGGCACTTACAGAAACCAACGGAATCCCCAATAATAATGTAACTAACATTATTTCTGATGTAGAGAAAAATATTTGGTTTACTACAGGAAATCAAATCTGCAAAATGAAACTTGCACCTTCAGACTCTATTCTCACCATGAGAATATATGACGAACAAGATGGTGTTTTTAATCGTTTCAATCCGGGGGCATTTACACAGACTGCAGATGGTAAAATTTACTTTGGTGGCATCAGTGGTATTAATCGATTTTTACCTTCAGCTATCCGCGATAATCCTTACATACCTCCGGTAGTTATCACTAAGTTTTATCTTTTTGAAAAGCCCTATTTTATGGACACGATAATTATGTCCAAAAATATTATTGAGTTAACTTACAATCAAAATTTCTTTTCATTTGAATATGCTGCTTTAAATTACATTCTACCCGAAAAAAATCAATATGCCTACATGCTTGAAGGTCTTGAAAAATCGTGGACATACTGTGGCAGTAAGCGTGACCGCCAATACACAGATCTTGACCCCGGTACTTACAAGTTCAGAGTGAAAGCATGTAACAACGATGGAATCTGGAATCAGGATGGAACGTATATCATCATCATCATCAAACCTCCGTTTTGGAAAACCTGGTGGTTCTATATTTTATCGGGTCTTACTTTCGTTGGATTAACCATAACCTACATTCGTTGGCGTACACGAACGCTCATGAAACAGTATGAGATTTTGGAACAAAAAGTACAGGAGCGAACAGCCGAATTGCGGGAAGAGAAAGAAAAGTCAGAGCAGAAATCATTAGAGATTGAACGCGCCCTGAAGGAGCTTAAAGACACACAGTCGCAACTGATTCATGCAGAGAAGATGGCTTCTTTGGGTCAGCTTACTGCTGGTATTGCGCATGAAATTCAAAACCCTCTTAACTTCGTCAATAATTTTTCTGAATTGTCGCAAGATCTTATTGATGAGTTGAATGCTACCGAAGATAAAGAAGAATGGAAGTCAATTTCTCATGATATAAAAACCAACCTGGAAAAAATAAATGAACATGGTAAACGTGCAGAACGTATTGTTAAGAGTATGCTTATGCATAGTCGTTCGCAAACAGCGGAGAAAGTATTAACAGACATCAATAAACTGGCAGAAGATGTTATGAACCTTGCCTACACAAGCCTTCGTGCAAACGATAGTAATTTCGGCTGTAAGAACATGATTGAGTTAGATGCTTCACTCCCAAAGCTCAGTGTTGTTCAACAAGATATAAGTCGCGTTCTGTTGAATATTTTCAATAATGCATTCTATGCAGTAAATCAATTACGAAAAAAGTCAGATAAGACATATCATCCTGAGGTTCGGCTTAGAACGTGGAAAGCCGCAAACAAAGTTTATATCAGCATTAGCGATAATGGCGGTGGAATACCTGATGATATTGTAGATAAAATATTCCAGCCATTCTTTACAACCAAACCTACCGGTGAAGGAACAGGATTGGGTTTGTCTTTAAGTTATGATATCATTACCAAAGGTCATTATGGTATGCTTAGTGTGAATGTTCATAAAGGTAGTGGATCTGAGTTTGTTATTGAATTGCCCCAACTATAA
- a CDS encoding response regulator: MQTKILIVDDERDVELLFRLKFRRELKEKHIDLHFAFSGEDALDYLHNINPMDVLLILSDINMPGMNGLQLVEKVKAEFPAMRIIMVSAYGDDKNFNEAKSKGVDDFVTKPVDFNDLKMKMARVIAI, translated from the coding sequence ATGCAAACAAAAATTCTGATTGTAGATGATGAACGTGATGTTGAACTGTTATTCAGGTTGAAGTTCAGACGTGAATTAAAAGAGAAGCATATAGATCTTCACTTTGCATTTAGTGGCGAAGACGCTTTAGACTATCTACACAACATTAATCCCATGGATGTTTTGTTGATCTTGTCGGATATTAATATGCCCGGCATGAACGGACTTCAGTTGGTTGAAAAGGTTAAAGCCGAATTTCCGGCTATGCGGATAATTATGGTGTCTGCCTATGGTGATGATAAGAATTTTAATGAAGCCAAATCGAAAGGTGTTGATGATTTTGTGACTAAGCCGGTTGACTTTAATGACCTCAAAATGAAAATGGCAAGAGTGATAGCAATATAG
- the folK gene encoding 2-amino-4-hydroxy-6-hydroxymethyldihydropteridine diphosphokinase: MASPQNIAIILAGSNLGNRLHNLTEAAMFLEKLSEKNTDSSSVYETAPWGNQQQPPFLNQAFRIHTSITAKVLLAELLSFEKSSGRVRVQQWEPRSIDLDIIFYNHDIISSPELTIPHKHLHERRFVLEPLVELIPDFIHPVFGKRIAELLDTCKDELKVTKFPVYAQK, encoded by the coding sequence ATGGCTTCACCTCAGAATATTGCAATTATACTTGCAGGTAGCAATTTAGGTAACAGACTGCACAATCTGACTGAGGCGGCAATGTTTCTTGAAAAACTATCTGAAAAAAATACTGATTCATCATCGGTATATGAAACCGCACCTTGGGGCAATCAACAACAACCACCTTTTCTGAATCAAGCATTTAGAATACATACCTCTATAACCGCAAAAGTGCTGCTTGCCGAACTGTTATCATTTGAAAAAAGTAGTGGGCGTGTTCGGGTACAGCAATGGGAGCCGCGCAGTATTGATCTCGATATTATTTTTTACAACCATGACATCATCAGTTCACCCGAGCTTACTATACCACATAAACACTTGCATGAAAGACGATTTGTGCTGGAGCCACTTGTAGAGCTTATTCCCGATTTTATACATCCGGTTTTTGGAAAAAGAATTGCGGAACTGCTTGATACGTGCAAAGATGAATTGAAAGTCACAAAATTTCCTGTATATGCACAGAAATAA
- a CDS encoding RNA methyltransferase has translation MKKLTGSEMGRASTEGFKQIQKIPVVIILENIRSALNTGSVFRTCDAFPVEKIILTGITAQPPHKDILKTALGATESVNWQYYSDIKDCFTELKAKGYKIFAAEQTSQSIAMPDFKPAPSELLAVIFGNEVDGVSNDTLAMCDGAIELPQHGTKHSLNIAVCAGIIIYDLFQKMKP, from the coding sequence ATGAAAAAGTTAACCGGCAGCGAAATGGGTCGCGCTTCGACAGAGGGGTTTAAGCAAATACAAAAAATTCCTGTTGTCATTATTCTTGAAAATATCAGAAGTGCACTAAATACAGGTTCTGTTTTCAGAACCTGCGATGCCTTTCCGGTAGAAAAAATTATTCTAACGGGCATCACGGCACAACCACCTCACAAAGATATTTTAAAAACTGCATTGGGCGCTACGGAGTCTGTAAACTGGCAATATTATTCTGATATTAAAGACTGTTTTACTGAACTTAAAGCAAAGGGTTATAAGATTTTTGCTGCAGAGCAGACAAGCCAAAGTATAGCTATGCCTGATTTTAAGCCTGCTCCTTCTGAATTATTAGCCGTAATTTTCGGGAATGAAGTTGATGGTGTAAGCAATGATACATTAGCAATGTGTGATGGGGCAATAGAATTGCCGCAACATGGCACTAAACATTCCTTAAACATTGCAGTGTGTGCAGGCATAATAATTTATGATTTGTTTCAGAAAATGAAGCCATAA
- a CDS encoding response regulator yields the protein MAKKILVVDDEPDLELLVKQRFRSQIRNNELQFDFAHNGEEALQKLKEDVDIDLVFTDINMPIMDGLTLLNQIKENNIQPKAVVISAYGDMDNIRKAMNSGAFDFITKPIDMTDLDTTLRKGLSEVEIIKQGLKAQEALQQTIIEKEIAVLEKDKAEESKRLKQQFLANMSHEIRTPMNAIIGTVNLLHKSELDEKQSKYIGIIKTSADNLLVIINDILDISKIESGKFTIEEIPFNLHEKVSHVYESLRVKAEEKGLGFNVDYNQALSENYIGDPVRITQVLINLTGNAIKFTENGSVTIKVAPVEDTSNGISISVVDTGIGIAQDKIQHIFESFTQESADTTRKFGGTGLGLAISKQLIELMNGQLIVESVQGKGSSFIVKLPLLATNEMPADGKNIVPVNSEIRKDLKILLAEDNQFNQMVAEDTLRMMIPDLTLDIVDNGVQAIEKLKSGAYDLVILDIHMPEMDGYETTHYIRTQMPSPLNSVPIMAMTANVIAEEIDKCFAVGMNAYVSKPFTHEDLMDKIKALTRK from the coding sequence ATGGCAAAAAAAATACTGGTAGTTGATGATGAACCTGATCTTGAACTTTTAGTCAAGCAGCGGTTTCGTTCTCAGATAAGGAACAACGAATTGCAATTTGATTTTGCTCATAATGGCGAAGAGGCACTACAGAAGCTAAAAGAAGATGTTGATATAGATTTGGTTTTTACAGACATCAATATGCCTATAATGGATGGACTGACCTTGTTGAATCAGATTAAAGAAAATAACATTCAACCTAAAGCAGTAGTGATTTCTGCTTATGGTGATATGGATAATATCCGTAAAGCCATGAACAGTGGAGCTTTTGATTTTATTACCAAACCCATTGACATGACCGACCTCGACACCACTTTGCGAAAAGGGTTGAGTGAGGTTGAAATAATTAAACAAGGTTTAAAAGCGCAGGAAGCACTGCAGCAAACCATTATAGAGAAAGAAATTGCTGTCCTGGAAAAGGACAAGGCCGAAGAATCAAAAAGACTAAAACAGCAGTTTCTGGCTAATATGAGTCATGAAATAAGGACTCCAATGAATGCCATTATAGGTACGGTCAACCTGCTTCATAAATCTGAACTTGACGAAAAACAGTCAAAGTATATTGGAATTATAAAAACAAGTGCCGACAATCTGTTGGTCATCATCAATGATATTCTTGATATTTCAAAGATTGAATCCGGCAAGTTTACTATTGAAGAAATTCCTTTTAACCTGCACGAAAAAGTAAGCCATGTATATGAGTCATTAAGAGTTAAAGCTGAAGAAAAAGGTCTTGGATTTAATGTGGATTATAATCAAGCACTTTCTGAAAATTATATTGGCGACCCGGTAAGGATAACACAAGTGTTGATTAATCTTACTGGTAATGCCATTAAGTTTACTGAAAACGGCTCAGTAACAATTAAAGTGGCTCCGGTAGAAGATACATCAAACGGTATCAGCATTAGCGTAGTTGATACAGGCATTGGCATTGCGCAGGATAAAATTCAACACATTTTTGAAAGTTTTACTCAGGAAAGTGCAGATACTACAAGAAAATTTGGCGGAACAGGCCTTGGTCTTGCCATCAGCAAACAACTGATTGAATTAATGAATGGCCAATTAATTGTTGAAAGTGTACAAGGCAAAGGTTCTTCTTTTATCGTAAAATTGCCATTGTTAGCAACCAATGAAATGCCTGCTGATGGTAAAAACATTGTTCCGGTAAATTCTGAAATAAGAAAAGATCTGAAAATTTTGCTTGCAGAAGACAATCAGTTTAATCAAATGGTAGCTGAAGATACCCTGCGTATGATGATACCTGATCTTACATTGGATATTGTAGATAATGGTGTGCAGGCTATTGAAAAACTCAAATCAGGTGCTTACGATTTAGTGATTCTTGACATACACATGCCTGAAATGGATGGATATGAAACCACGCATTATATTCGTACGCAAATGCCGTCACCGTTAAATAGTGTACCTATTATGGCAATGACGGCTAATGTTATTGCAGAAGAAATTGACAAATGTTTTGCAGTAGGAATGAATGCCTATGTAAGCAAGCCCTTTACCCATGAAGATTTAATGGATAAAATAAAGGCACTCACAAGAAAATAG
- a CDS encoding deoxynucleoside kinase has product MHRNKFLTIEGNIGAGKTSLAKMVAEEFNFHLILEEFAENTFLQQFYDSPEKFAFPLEMSFMAARYKQLKTFFNKNTLPFPIVSDYMFQKTLLFAKSNLKKNEYGLFEQFFQMLNVGLPLPQLIVYLQKEIPTLQKNIKNRGRDYEQNMKDEYLLKINNAYGRFMKKPNAASNILIINTEGLDFVRKKSDFHKIIETIEKAGFRF; this is encoded by the coding sequence ATGCACAGAAATAAATTTCTAACCATTGAAGGAAACATTGGTGCAGGTAAAACCTCTTTGGCTAAGATGGTTGCCGAGGAGTTTAACTTCCATTTAATATTGGAAGAGTTTGCAGAGAATACTTTTTTGCAGCAGTTTTATGACAGCCCTGAAAAATTTGCTTTTCCACTTGAAATGTCATTTATGGCAGCACGATATAAGCAACTGAAAACATTTTTCAACAAAAACACACTGCCATTTCCTATTGTATCTGACTATATGTTTCAGAAAACACTGCTGTTTGCCAAGTCAAATCTTAAGAAAAATGAATATGGTCTTTTTGAACAGTTTTTTCAGATGCTCAACGTAGGATTGCCCCTGCCACAATTAATTGTGTATTTGCAAAAGGAGATACCCACGTTGCAAAAAAATATCAAGAATCGCGGACGCGATTACGAGCAGAATATGAAAGACGAGTATCTGCTTAAAATCAATAATGCCTATGGTCGTTTTATGAAAAAGCCCAATGCGGCTTCCAATATCCTAATTATCAATACAGAAGGTCTTGATTTTGTGCGCAAAAAAAGCGATTTTCATAAAATTATTGAAACCATAGAAAAGGCAGGTTTTAGGTTCTAA
- the sppA gene encoding signal peptide peptidase SppA, with protein MKQFLKYVLATLTGLILFCLLFFFLFAVLLGNAFKKDVVTVKNNSVLRIELKMPIAERSDNNPFRNLNLTTLKASKQPGLNDIIANIEKASKDENIKGILLNLNSFEAGYATATEIRNALVQFKKSGKFIFAYAEYYSTKAYYLASVADKIYLHPEGAVDFKGLYAQLMFMKGALDKLEIEPEIIRHGKFKSAIEPFILDKMSPENKEQVATFINSIWETIRGEIAESRKISREELEQISDSLAAENAKDALRLKLVDQLCYKDELEKILAEKSGVQENDVNYISLNKYNEAVVKSDKKFTTDRIAVVYAVGDIVSGSGEADQVGSDKIAEAIKKARLDDKVKAIVLRVNSPGGSALASDVIWRETKLAKEKKPFIVSMGNLAASGGYYISCLADTIVAQPTTITGSIGVFGLLFNAQKLLNNKLGLTFDTYKTGPYADLGMPTRPLEPAERNILQRSVEDVYSTFIGRVAEGRKMETAMVDSIGQGRVWSATDAKRIGLVDIYGGLNDAVALAAKKAGLDNYRIKELPEQKDPIQEILEDMKGESESMMMPDYMKESVKLMKYLRQISEQDKIQARMPFGIAVE; from the coding sequence ATGAAACAATTTCTGAAATATGTTTTAGCCACGCTTACAGGCTTGATACTTTTTTGTCTTTTATTCTTCTTTTTGTTTGCAGTACTGCTTGGCAATGCATTTAAAAAAGACGTTGTAACTGTTAAAAACAATTCTGTATTAAGGATAGAACTTAAAATGCCTATTGCAGAACGAAGCGACAACAATCCGTTTCGTAATCTGAATCTCACTACATTAAAAGCAAGTAAACAACCCGGTCTTAATGACATAATTGCCAATATTGAGAAAGCATCTAAAGATGAAAACATCAAAGGAATTTTACTTAACCTGAATAGTTTTGAAGCCGGCTATGCAACTGCAACAGAAATCAGAAATGCATTAGTACAATTTAAAAAATCAGGTAAGTTTATTTTTGCTTATGCCGAATATTATTCAACCAAAGCGTATTATCTGGCAAGTGTTGCCGACAAAATATATCTACACCCTGAAGGTGCAGTAGATTTTAAAGGACTCTATGCACAATTAATGTTTATGAAAGGCGCATTGGATAAACTTGAAATTGAGCCTGAAATTATCAGACATGGAAAATTCAAAAGTGCTATCGAACCATTTATTTTGGATAAAATGAGTCCTGAAAACAAAGAACAGGTTGCTACTTTTATCAATTCTATATGGGAAACTATTCGTGGTGAAATTGCAGAGTCACGAAAAATAAGCCGTGAAGAATTAGAGCAAATTTCTGACAGTTTAGCTGCAGAAAATGCAAAAGACGCACTTCGTTTAAAATTAGTTGACCAATTATGTTATAAAGATGAGTTAGAAAAAATTCTGGCAGAAAAATCCGGTGTTCAGGAAAATGATGTTAACTATATCAGTCTGAACAAATACAATGAAGCCGTTGTTAAGTCAGACAAAAAATTCACCACTGACCGCATTGCCGTAGTTTATGCCGTTGGTGATATTGTTAGTGGTAGTGGCGAAGCCGATCAGGTAGGTTCTGATAAGATAGCCGAAGCAATAAAGAAAGCACGTTTGGATGATAAAGTAAAGGCCATTGTTTTAAGAGTTAATTCTCCCGGAGGCAGCGCGCTGGCATCGGATGTGATATGGCGCGAAACAAAATTAGCCAAGGAGAAGAAGCCATTTATTGTAAGCATGGGCAACCTTGCAGCATCAGGAGGTTACTACATCAGCTGTTTAGCCGATACTATTGTAGCCCAACCTACTACTATTACAGGATCCATTGGTGTTTTTGGGTTGCTCTTTAATGCACAAAAACTGCTAAACAACAAATTAGGATTGACATTTGACACCTACAAAACCGGACCTTATGCTGACCTAGGTATGCCAACAAGACCTCTTGAACCTGCTGAAAGGAATATTCTTCAACGCAGTGTTGAAGATGTTTACAGTACCTTTATTGGACGGGTTGCTGAAGGCAGAAAAATGGAAACAGCAATGGTTGACAGTATTGGCCAAGGCAGAGTGTGGAGTGCTACCGATGCAAAGAGAATTGGTTTGGTTGACATTTATGGAGGACTGAATGATGCAGTTGCCCTTGCTGCAAAAAAAGCAGGATTGGACAATTACAGAATAAAAGAACTTCCTGAACAAAAAGATCCAATACAGGAAATACTTGAAGACATGAAAGGTGAATCGGAAAGTATGATGATGCCTGACTATATGAAAGAAAGTGTGAAGCTGATGAAGTATCTCAGACAAATTTCCGAACAAGATAAAATTCAGGCTAGAATGCCATTTGGCATTGCCGTTGAATAA